In Saprospiraceae bacterium, a genomic segment contains:
- the rpsN gene encoding 30S ribosomal protein S14 — protein sequence MSKKSIIARQEKREKVVAKYRELRLKLKAEGNYDALSKLPRNASPVRLKNRCQLTGRPKGYMRRFGVSRNVFRLMALDGKIPGIVKASW from the coding sequence ATGTCCAAGAAGTCAATTATAGCACGCCAGGAAAAACGCGAGAAAGTAGTTGCGAAATACCGGGAACTTCGCCTTAAACTAAAGGCAGAAGGAAATTATGATGCCCTCAGTAAATTGCCAAGGAATGCATCTCCGGTGCGTTTGAAAAACAGATGTCAATTGACAGGCAGACCTAAGGGATATATGAGAAGGTTTGGAGTTTCCAGAAATGTCTTTCGTTTAATGGCATTGGATGGAAAAATTCCAGGAATTGTAAAAGCAAGTTGGTAG
- the rplE gene encoding 50S ribosomal protein L5, whose translation MSYQNRLRQQYLTSVVPALKEKFNYKSIMEVPKLVKISINQGVGSATQDKKLVDISINEMTTITGQKAVATMSKKAVSNFKLREKMPIGAKVTLRRDRMYEFLDRLVTVALPRVRDFRGINDNSFDGRGNYTLGITEQIIFPEIDLDKINKIAGMDITFVTTAKTDAEAYELLKQLGLPFKNQKN comes from the coding sequence ATGAGTTACCAGAACAGATTAAGACAGCAATACCTGACCAGCGTGGTTCCTGCATTGAAGGAAAAGTTTAATTACAAATCCATTATGGAGGTTCCCAAATTAGTGAAAATCAGCATCAATCAAGGCGTTGGTTCCGCAACACAGGACAAAAAGCTGGTCGATATTTCGATTAACGAAATGACTACGATTACCGGCCAAAAAGCCGTTGCAACAATGTCTAAAAAGGCAGTATCTAACTTTAAACTTCGCGAGAAAATGCCCATTGGCGCAAAAGTTACACTTCGCAGAGATCGCATGTACGAATTTCTGGATCGCCTTGTAACCGTGGCCTTACCTCGTGTACGTGACTTTAGAGGGATTAATGATAATTCATTCGACGGTAGAGGAAATTATACATTGGGAATTACAGAGCAAATCATCTTTCCTGAAATTGATCTTGACAAAATCAATAAGATTGCAGGTATGGATATCACCTTTGTTACTACAGCAAAAACAGATGCAGAAGCTTATGAATTGTTGAAGCAACTGGGACTGCCATTTAAAAATCAGAAAAATTAA
- the rpmD gene encoding 50S ribosomal protein L30 → MSKIRITQTKSVIKANSKQKLTIQALGLRNLHDKVELEHTPQIDGMLKKVNHLIHIEKI, encoded by the coding sequence ATGTCTAAAATCAGAATCACACAAACGAAAAGCGTAATCAAGGCTAATTCTAAGCAGAAGCTTACCATACAAGCTCTTGGATTGCGCAACCTCCATGATAAAGTGGAATTGGAACACACTCCTCAGATCGATGGAATGTTGAAAAAAGTAAATCATCTTATTCACATTGAAAAGATATAA
- the rpsE gene encoding 30S ribosomal protein S5 — MGKTHVVKVKAAGETELKEKLVSLNRVAKVTKGGRTFSFSALVVVGDGHGIVGQGIGKAREVSDAISKAVDDAKKNLIKVPIQKGTISHEQKGKFGAGRVFIKPAADGTGVIAGGAMRAVLEIAGIHNVLAKSMGSSNPHNVVKATLDALTKIRSPYDVAKDRKIDLVKVFEGF; from the coding sequence ATGGGAAAAACGCATGTAGTAAAAGTTAAAGCGGCTGGAGAAACGGAACTTAAAGAAAAATTGGTATCTCTTAACCGCGTTGCGAAAGTAACGAAAGGGGGTAGGACCTTTAGCTTTTCGGCACTCGTTGTCGTCGGCGATGGTCATGGCATAGTAGGGCAGGGAATCGGTAAAGCGCGTGAGGTATCAGACGCTATTTCTAAAGCAGTTGATGATGCCAAGAAAAATTTAATCAAAGTTCCAATTCAAAAGGGCACCATTTCACACGAACAAAAAGGAAAATTTGGTGCTGGTCGCGTATTTATAAAACCGGCTGCAGATGGAACAGGAGTTATTGCCGGAGGTGCCATGAGAGCTGTTTTGGAAATTGCAGGAATACATAATGTATTGGCAAAATCCATGGGCTCTTCCAATCCTCATAATGTCGTCAAGGCGACCCTTGATGCCCTGACAAAAATCAGAAGCCCGTATGATGTGGCAAAAGATAGAAAAATTGATTTGGTAAAAGTTTTTGAAGGATTTTAA
- the rpsH gene encoding 30S ribosomal protein S8 encodes MSAVTDPIADYLTRIRNAQQAGFRIVDIPASNEKKRITEILYNYGYILKYKFEDTENNQGLIRIALKYDPLTRVPIIRTLTRVSKPGRRVYAKADNIKRVIDGLGIAIISTSKGLLTDKEAKKANVGGEILCHIQ; translated from the coding sequence ATGTCAGCAGTTACCGATCCAATAGCAGATTATTTAACGCGCATCCGCAATGCACAGCAGGCTGGATTTCGCATCGTAGATATTCCGGCTTCCAATGAAAAGAAACGCATTACGGAGATTCTTTACAATTATGGTTATATTCTCAAATACAAATTCGAGGATACTGAAAATAATCAAGGCTTGATCCGCATAGCGCTTAAATACGATCCATTAACCCGTGTACCGATCATCCGGACACTAACGAGAGTTAGTAAACCAGGACGAAGAGTATACGCTAAGGCCGATAATATAAAACGCGTCATTGATGGATTGGGCATCGCCATTATTTCCACTTCTAAAGGTTTACTTACCGATAAGGAAGCTAAGAAGGCCAACGTAGGTGGAGAAATATTGTGTCATATTCAATAA
- the rplN gene encoding 50S ribosomal protein L14, protein MIQQESRLNVADNSGAKEVLCIRVLGGTKRRYASVGDKIVVTVKSATPGGVKKGTVSKAVIVRTKKEIRRKDGTYIRFDDNAVVLLNPSDEPRGTRIFGPVARELREKDYMRIVSLAPEVL, encoded by the coding sequence ATGATACAGCAGGAATCCAGATTAAATGTGGCAGATAATAGTGGTGCCAAAGAAGTGCTTTGCATCCGCGTTTTGGGTGGCACTAAAAGGCGCTATGCTTCAGTGGGTGACAAAATAGTTGTTACTGTAAAGTCCGCTACTCCGGGTGGTGTCAAAAAAGGTACGGTTTCAAAAGCTGTTATCGTTAGAACGAAAAAAGAGATCCGCCGTAAGGATGGAACATACATTCGATTTGACGACAATGCAGTCGTTTTGCTAAATCCATCAGATGAACCGAGAGGTACGCGTATATTCGGTCCGGTAGCCCGCGAACTCAGAGAAAAGGATTATATGCGTATTGTTTCTTTAGCCCCCGAAGTACTTTAA
- the rpmC gene encoding 50S ribosomal protein L29 — translation MALKKYSEFAGLDTEVLERDLNTAVTEWHRLKLEHKIKGLQNPVQIRHIRKEIAQMKTELIKRTSAKA, via the coding sequence ATGGCATTGAAAAAATATAGCGAATTTGCCGGACTTGATACGGAAGTTCTTGAAAGAGACTTAAACACAGCTGTCACTGAATGGCATCGTTTGAAATTAGAACACAAGATTAAAGGTTTACAAAATCCGGTTCAGATCAGACACATTCGCAAGGAAATTGCACAAATGAAAACGGAACTCATCAAAAGAACTTCAGCAAAAGCATAA
- the rplF gene encoding 50S ribosomal protein L6: protein MSRIGKKLIKIPTGVDVKIDTASVTVKGPKGALTQQIDPDMTVKVEDGIMQVTRPTEQKRHKSAHGLTRALLSNMVTGVTDGFTREMELVGVGYRVSNAGNVLEISVGFSHPIYFAVPSELKVETVTEKGSNPRIILKGSDNQLLGQVCAKIRAMKSPEPFKGKGIKFKGEILRRKAGKSAGK from the coding sequence ATGTCACGGATAGGTAAAAAATTAATCAAAATTCCGACAGGAGTGGATGTCAAAATCGATACAGCTTCTGTTACGGTAAAAGGCCCGAAAGGCGCATTGACTCAGCAAATTGATCCGGATATGACCGTTAAAGTGGAGGATGGCATCATGCAGGTTACACGTCCTACAGAACAAAAACGCCATAAATCTGCGCACGGACTGACCAGAGCTTTATTGAGCAATATGGTAACTGGTGTTACAGATGGGTTTACCCGCGAAATGGAGTTAGTCGGTGTAGGTTACAGGGTTTCAAATGCTGGTAATGTTTTAGAGATTTCAGTGGGTTTTTCGCATCCTATTTATTTTGCTGTTCCTTCAGAACTCAAAGTTGAGACCGTTACAGAAAAAGGTTCCAATCCAAGAATTATTCTGAAAGGCTCAGACAACCAACTGCTCGGACAGGTTTGTGCCAAAATCAGAGCCATGAAATCTCCGGAACCATTCAAAGGCAAGGGTATCAAATTCAAAGGAGAAATATTGAGAAGAAAAGCTGGTAAGTCAGCAGGAAAATAA
- the rplX gene encoding 50S ribosomal protein L24, with the protein MKKFKIKTGDKVEVIAGSNKGKSGIITRMILEKDRAVIEGLNIVKKHTKPTNNNPGGIVEMSAPIHISNLALLDPKSGKPTRVGYKVENGKKLRVSKQSGEIIK; encoded by the coding sequence ATGAAAAAGTTTAAAATAAAAACAGGTGATAAAGTTGAGGTGATAGCTGGTTCCAACAAAGGGAAATCGGGTATCATCACCAGAATGATCTTGGAAAAAGATCGCGCGGTGATTGAAGGCCTTAATATTGTTAAAAAGCATACAAAACCGACCAATAATAATCCGGGTGGTATTGTTGAAATGTCGGCACCTATACATATTTCTAACCTGGCGCTTTTAGATCCTAAAAGCGGAAAGCCAACAAGGGTAGGATATAAGGTAGAGAATGGAAAAAAACTAAGAGTTTCTAAACAATCAGGTGAAATTATAAAGTAA
- a CDS encoding 50S ribosomal protein L18, whose amino-acid sequence MKNTKIIKRQKIKYRIRKSVNGTAEKPRLAVFKSNTGIYCQLIDDLSGHTLCAASSKEKGLEKAPKSEMAKKVGALIANKAQGMKIQNVVFDRGGFIYHGRIKALADAAREGGLQF is encoded by the coding sequence ATGAAAAATACGAAAATTATAAAAAGACAAAAAATCAAATACCGCATTCGCAAATCTGTGAATGGTACTGCAGAAAAACCTCGTTTGGCAGTATTTAAAAGCAATACCGGTATTTATTGCCAATTAATTGATGACTTAAGTGGGCATACTTTATGCGCAGCTTCATCAAAGGAAAAGGGCTTGGAAAAGGCTCCTAAATCTGAAATGGCTAAAAAAGTAGGGGCCCTCATCGCGAACAAAGCACAGGGTATGAAAATACAGAATGTGGTATTCGATAGAGGTGGATTTATCTATCACGGTCGCATCAAAGCACTGGCTGATGCTGCTCGCGAAGGCGGACTTCAATTTTAA
- the rpsQ gene encoding 30S ribosomal protein S17 — protein sequence MEERNLRKSKIGVVSSNKMEKTIVVKVERSMMHAKYGKKMKKTSKYFAHDEKNECGIGDMVKIMETRPMSKNKTWRLVEIIKKENN from the coding sequence ATGGAAGAACGGAATTTAAGAAAATCGAAAATAGGAGTTGTAAGCTCTAACAAAATGGAGAAAACCATTGTGGTTAAAGTGGAGCGCTCCATGATGCACGCCAAATATGGCAAAAAGATGAAGAAAACTTCTAAATATTTCGCACACGATGAAAAAAATGAATGCGGAATTGGAGATATGGTAAAGATCATGGAAACCAGGCCTATGAGCAAAAATAAAACATGGCGTTTGGTTGAAATTATAAAAAAGGAGAATAATTAA
- the rplO gene encoding 50S ribosomal protein L15 — protein MELYNLKPAKGATHKEKRVARGEGSGHGGTSGKGHKGMKARSGATTTKSFEGGQTPLQRRLPKFGFRNVNRIDYKEVNLANLEKYSEEYGSTEMNQDFFVKNKIFNKRDRIKLLGNGDVTKSYKLTIHACSASAKSKIEAAGGSVELI, from the coding sequence ATGGAATTATATAATTTAAAACCGGCCAAGGGAGCCACTCATAAAGAAAAAAGAGTTGCAAGAGGTGAAGGATCAGGTCATGGAGGCACTTCCGGAAAAGGACATAAAGGTATGAAGGCCCGTTCAGGTGCAACTACTACCAAATCATTTGAAGGAGGTCAAACCCCTTTGCAAAGACGTCTGCCAAAATTTGGTTTCAGGAATGTGAACCGTATTGATTATAAAGAGGTGAACCTGGCTAATTTGGAAAAATATTCTGAAGAATATGGTTCCACAGAAATGAATCAGGATTTCTTTGTAAAAAACAAAATCTTCAATAAAAGAGACCGCATTAAATTACTTGGTAATGGCGATGTGACGAAATCTTATAAGCTCACCATACATGCATGTTCCGCATCTGCAAAATCCAAAATTGAAGCTGCAGGAGGATCTGTTGAATTGATTTAA